One Silene latifolia isolate original U9 population chromosome 4, ASM4854445v1, whole genome shotgun sequence DNA segment encodes these proteins:
- the LOC141652452 gene encoding pleiotropic drug resistance protein 1-like isoform X1, translated as MSRRWSGVDDATVSASESRRSGGVDDEEALIWAAIERLPTFDRLRKAILLPTTSDDEEFSTVNLPNQVDIDCLGLQERKALALRLFRHVEENNSEFLFKLKDRIQRVGIDIPTIEVRFEHLNIEAEAYVGSRASPTLVNFTANLIEGLLNSLHILSSRKKSIKIFHDISGIVRPKRLTLLLGPPGCGKTTFLLALAGKLDKSLKVSGRVTYNGHDMNEFVPQRTAAYISQDDVHIGEMTVRETLSYSARFQGVGYLYDMLSELTRREKAANIKPDPDIDLFMKAAVSKGQRDIVVTDYILKLLGLEICADTVVGNEMTRGISGGQRKRVTTGEMLVGPTNALFMDEISNGLDASTTFQIVKSIRQAIHILNGTAVISLLQPAPETYELFDDVILISDGYIVYQGPKEHILEFFEYMGLRCPKRKGVADFLQEVTSKKDQGQYWVRTDDPHCYITAREFADAFQSFHVGKKLGYELNTPFDKRQCHPAALAKEKYGAARMEILKACISREFLLMKRNSFVFIFKLLQLVIMAIIGVTIFLRTHMDKRTVSPGGSVYVGALFYTVMMIMFNGMSEMSMTLLKLPVFYKHRDLLFFPSWAYAIPSWILQIPITFVEVGAWVFITYYAIGFDPDVGRLFKQYLLLVLLNQMASALFRTIAAVGRTMVVASVIGSSTLLILFALSGFILAHRDMKKWWIWGFWSSPMMYAQNAIAANEFLGKSWSYIPPGSNETIGVQIMKHRSFFPHSYWYWIGVGALLGFVLLFNILYILSLTFLSPFDRTRAVILDGGDTDNRKRVLELTNQGVPLDGGERSTDAKQGESIVAGFAAAPQYRRGMVLPFEPHCITFEDIVYSVDMPQEMKNQGAAEDRLTLLKGISGAFRPGVLTALMGVSGAGKTTMMDVLAGRKTIGYIEGDIRISGYPKKHATFARISGYCEQDDIHSPYVSVYESLIFSAWLRLSPDIDTKTRQMFVEEVMELVELTSLREALVGLPGVSGLSTEQRKRLTIAVELVANPSIIFMDEPTSGLDARAAAIVMRTVRNTVDTGRTVVCTIHQPSIDIFEAFDELLLLKRGGEEIYVGPLGQFSCHLIQYFEAIPGVKKIKDGCNPATWMLDISTNAQEMALGVDFTEIYKNSTLFESNKRLIRELATPRAGSQELSFATKYAKPFKTQVMACLWKQHCSYWRNPHYNAVRLLFTTGIAVMFGSMFWDLGKNTSDSQDLFNAMGSMYAACLFLGVENASSIRPVVGVERTVFYREKAAGLYSALPYALAQAFIEIPYVLIQAIVYGVIVYAMIGFEWSIVKFLWYIYFMFFTFLYFTYYGMMTVAVTPNHHIANIVASAFYALWNIFSGFIIPITRIPIWWRWYYWTSPLAWTLYGLVTSQFGDLTSKLSDQNGQTVEEYLEDYFGFKHDLLGVVAVVIAGFAVLFVLTFALSIKVFNYQKR; from the exons ATGTCAAGGAGGTGGAGTGGTGTCGATGACGCAACAGTTTCTGCGTCGGAATCGCGGAGAAGCGGCGGGGTTGACGACGAAGAAGCTTTAATTTGGGCCGCAATTGAGCGGCTTCCGACGTTTGATCGTCTTAGAAAGGCAATTCTACTTCCTACAACGTCTGATGATGAAGAATTTAGTACCGTTAATTTGCCTAATCAAGTTGATATTGATTGCCTTGGGTTGCAAGAAAGAAAGGCTCTTGCTCTAAGGTTGTTTCGTCATGTTGAAGAAAACAATTCCGAGTTCTTGTTCAAACTCAAGGATAGAATTCAAAG GGTTGGAATTGATATCCCCACAATTGAAGTGAGGTTTGAGCATCTGAACATTGAGGCTGAAGCTTATGTCGGAAGTAGAGCATCGCCTACCCTTGTTAATTTCACTGCTAACTTAATAGAG GGGCTTTTGAATTCGCTGCACATACTCTCAAGTCGGAAGAAGTCTATCAAGATTTTTCACGATATTAGTGGAATTGTGAGGCCCAAAAG GCTGACCCTGCTTTTAGGTCCTCCTGGTTGCGGTAAAACTACATTCCTCTTGGCTTTAGCTGGAAAACTTGATAAATCGCTGAAG GTTTCAGGAAGAGTGACTTACAATGGACATGACATGAATGAGTTTGTGCCGCAAAGAACAGCAGCTTACATTAGTCAAGACGATGTTCATATTGGAGAGATGACCGTGAGAGAAACTCTGTCTTACTCTGCTAGGTTTCAAGGGGTTGGTTATTTATATG ACATGCTGTCTGAGCTCACCAGAAGAGAGAAAGCGGCTAATATTAAACCTGATCCTGACATTGATCTTTTCATGAAG GCTGCGGTTAGTAAAGGGCAAAGAGATATTGTTGTGACTGATTATATTTTGAAG CTTTTAGGGCTAGAAATATGTGCAGATACAGTAGTAGGAAATGAAATGACTCGAGGGATCTCTGGAGGACAAAGGAAGCGTGTGACAACAG GCGAGATGCTAGTTGGACCAACAAATGCACTTTTCATGGATGAGATATCGAATGGTTTGGATGCCTCAACAACGTTTCAGATAGTGAAGTCAATCCGTCAAGCTATCCACATCCTTAATGGAACTGCGGTCATCTCCCTCCTTCAGCCAGCACCAGAAACTTACGAGCTCTTTGATGATGTTATTCTAATTTCAGACGGTTATATTGTATATCAGGGTCCCAAAGAACACATACTGGAGTTTTTTGAGTATATGGGTCTTCGGTGCCCTAAAAGAAAAGGAGTTGCAGATTTTTTACAAGAA GTGACCTCCAAGAAGGATCAAGGACAGTATTGGGTGCGTACGGATGACCCACACTGTTACATCACTGCTAGAGAGTTTGCGGACGCATTCCAATCTTTTCATGTTGGGAAAAAGCTTGGATATGAGCTGAATACCCCATTTGATAAAAGACAGTGTCATCCAGCCGCTTTAGCAAAGGAAAAATATGGGGCTGCTAGAATGGAAATTCTTAAGGCATGCATATCGAGGGAGTTTCTCCTGATGAAGAGGAATTCATTTGTCTTCATTTTTAAACTCTTACAA CTTGTCATAATGGCTATCATTGGAGTGACTATATTTTTGCGCACCCATATGGACAAGAGAACAGTTTCACCTGGTGGTTCAGTTTATGTAGGCGCATTGTTCTACACGGTTATGATGATTATGTTCAATGGAATGTCAGAGATGTCTATGACTTTACTCAAACTTCCAGTGTTCTACAAGCACCGAGATCTCCTCTTTTTTCCATCATGGGCATATGCAATTCCTAGTTGGATACTTCAGATTCCAATTACATTTGTTGAAGTTGGCGCTTGGGTTTTCATCACATATTATGCAATCGGATTTGACCCGGATGTTGGCAG GCTGTTCAAACAATACCTTCTATTGGTACTTTTAAACCAGATGGCGTCTGCATTGTTTCGCACGATTGCTGCAGTTGGCAGGACTATGGTTGTTGCAAGTGTAATTGGTTCTTCTACATTGCTTATCCTCTTTGCATTGAGCGGCTTCATCCTTGCACATA GGGACATGAAAAAATGGTGGATATGGGGTTTTTGGTCATCTCCAATGATGTATGCACAGAATGCTATTGCTGCGAATGAATTTCTCGGAAAGAGTTGGAGCTAT ATTCCGCCAGGTAGTAATGAAACAATAGGAGTACAAATTATGAAGCACCGATCATTCTTTCCACACTCTTACTGGTATTGGATTGGAGTAGGAGCGTTGCTCGGATTTGTGCTCCTATTCAACATTCTATACATTCTATCTCTTACATTTCTAAGCC CGTTTGATAGAACTCGAGCTGTTATTCTTGATGGAGGTGATACAGATAACAGGAAGCGCGTTTTGGAGTTAACTAACCAAGGTGTTCCCCTTGATGGTGGAGAAAGATCGACAG ATGCAAAACAAGGAGAGAGTATTGTTGCAGGCTTTGCAGCTGCACCTCAGTATCGTAGAGGGATGGTTCTTCCTTTTGAACCGCACTGCATTACTTTTGAGGACATCGTATATTCTGTAGACATGCCACAG GAAATGAAAAACCAAGGTGCTGCTGAAGATAGATTAACACTTCTGAAAGGAATAAGTGGAGCTTTCAGGCCTGGTGTTCTTACTGCTCTTATGGGTGTCAGTGGGGCTGGTAAAACCACCATGATGGATGTTTTAGCCGGGAGAAAAACTATTGGTTACATAGAAGGAGACATTCGAATATCTGGCTACCCAAAGAAACACGCAACTTTTGCTCGCATTTCTGGATACTGTGAGCAAGATGATATTCACTCTCCATATGTTTCTGTCTATGAATCATTGATTTTTTCGGCCTGGCTTCGGTTATCACCAGATATTGACACCAAGACTAGGCAG ATGTTTGTTGAGGAGGTAATGGAGCTTGTTGAGTTAACGTCTTTAAGAGAAGCACTCGTGGGGCTTCCAGGTGTGAGCGGCTTATCTACTGAGCAACGTAAAAGACTTACCATTGCGGTAGAGCTAGTGGCAAACCCCTCAATTATATTCATGGATGAGCCAACCTCAGGGCTTGATGCAAGAGCTGCTGCCATTGTGATGAGAACAGTTAGGAACACAGTTGACACCGGGCGAACAGTCGTGTGCACCATTCACCAGCCTAGCATCGACATTTTTGAAGCATTTGATGAG CTACTCTTGCTGAAACGAGGAGGAGAAGAAATATATGTTGGTCCCTTGGGACAATTTTCATGTCATCTTATTCAGTATTTTGAG GCTATCCCAGGTGTGAAAAAAATCAAAGACGGATGCAATCCGGCAACTTGGATGCTGGATATTTCAACGAATGCACAAGAAATGGCCTTAGGAGTTGATTTTACAGAAATTTACAAAAACTCCACCTTATTTGA GAGTAATAAGAGACTAATTCGCGAGTTGGCAACGCCTCGAGCTGGTTCACAAGAGCTCTCCTTTGCCACCAAATATGCAAAACCTTTTAAAACCCAGGTCATGGCTTGCTTATGGAAACAACATTGTTCGTACTGGCGCAATCCTCATTATAATGCAGTGAGACTTCTGTTCACAACAGGGATTGCTGTTATGTTTGGCTCAATGTTTTGGGACCTTGGAAAGAATAC GAGTGATTCACAAGATTTGTTTAATGCCATGGGTTCTATGTATGCTGCCTGTTTATTTCTTGGGGTAGAAAACGCATCTTCGATCCGACCAGTAGTTGGTGTTGAAAGAACAGTCTTCTATAGAGAAAAAGCAGCCGGATTGTACTCGGCTTTGCCATATGCACTGGCACAG GCTTTTATCGAGATACCATATGTGTTGATTCAAGCGATAGTTTATGGTGTAATAGTCTATGCAATGATAGGATTCGAATGGAGCATTGTGAAATTCTTATGGTACATATACTTCATGTTCTTCACCTTCCTGTATTTCACCTACTATGGGATGATGACTGTGGCAGTCACACCAAACCATCACATTGCCAACATTGTTGCTTCCGCTTTTTACGCTTTGTGGAACATCTTCTCCGGTTTCATCATCCCTATAACA AGAATACCGATATGGTGGAGATGGTATTACTGGACGTCCCCCCTAGCATGGACATTATACGGGCTAGTCACATCACAATTTGGAGATTTGACGAGTAAGCTATCGGATCAAAATGGGCAAACAGTTGAAGAATACCTAGAAGATTACTTCGGTTTCAAGCATGACTTGTTGGGTGTAGTAGCTGTTGTAATTGCTGGTTTTGCTGTCTTATTTGTGCTTACTTTCGCCCTATCCATTAAGGTTTTCAACTATCAAAAACGATGA
- the LOC141652452 gene encoding pleiotropic drug resistance protein 1-like isoform X2: protein MSRRWSGVDDATVSASESRRSGGVDDEEALIWAAIERLPTFDRLRKAILLPTTSDDEEFSTVNLPNQVDIDCLGLQERKALALRLFRHVEENNSEFLFKLKDRIQRVGIDIPTIEVRFEHLNIEAEAYVGSRASPTLVNFTANLIEGLLNSLHILSSRKKSIKIFHDISGIVRPKRLTLLLGPPGCGKTTFLLALAGKLDKSLKVSGRVTYNGHDMNEFVPQRTAAYISQDDVHIGEMTVRETLSYSARFQGVGYLYDMLSELTRREKAANIKPDPDIDLFMKAAVSKGQRDIVVTDYILKLLGLEICADTVVGNEMTRGISGGQRKRVTTGEMLVGPTNALFMDEISNGLDASTTFQIVKSIRQAIHILNGTAVISLLQPAPETYELFDDVILISDGYIVYQGPKEHILEFFEYMGLRCPKRKGVADFLQEVTSKKDQGQYWVRTDDPHCYITAREFADAFQSFHVGKKLGYELNTPFDKRQCHPAALAKEKYGAARMEILKACISREFLLMKRNSFVFIFKLLQLVIMAIIGVTIFLRTHMDKRTVSPGGSVYVGALFYTVMMIMFNGMSEMSMTLLKLPVFYKHRDLLFFPSWAYAIPSWILQIPITFVEVGAWVFITYYAIGFDPDVGRLFKQYLLLVLLNQMASALFRTIAAVGRTMVVASVIGSSTLLILFALSGFILAHRDMKKWWIWGFWSSPMMYAQNAIAANEFLGKSWSYIPPGSNETIGVQIMKHRSFFPHSYWYWIGVGALLGFVLLFNILYILSLTFLSPFDRTRAVILDGGDTDNRKRVLELTNQGVPLDGESIVAGFAAAPQYRRGMVLPFEPHCITFEDIVYSVDMPQEMKNQGAAEDRLTLLKGISGAFRPGVLTALMGVSGAGKTTMMDVLAGRKTIGYIEGDIRISGYPKKHATFARISGYCEQDDIHSPYVSVYESLIFSAWLRLSPDIDTKTRQMFVEEVMELVELTSLREALVGLPGVSGLSTEQRKRLTIAVELVANPSIIFMDEPTSGLDARAAAIVMRTVRNTVDTGRTVVCTIHQPSIDIFEAFDELLLLKRGGEEIYVGPLGQFSCHLIQYFEAIPGVKKIKDGCNPATWMLDISTNAQEMALGVDFTEIYKNSTLFESNKRLIRELATPRAGSQELSFATKYAKPFKTQVMACLWKQHCSYWRNPHYNAVRLLFTTGIAVMFGSMFWDLGKNTSDSQDLFNAMGSMYAACLFLGVENASSIRPVVGVERTVFYREKAAGLYSALPYALAQAFIEIPYVLIQAIVYGVIVYAMIGFEWSIVKFLWYIYFMFFTFLYFTYYGMMTVAVTPNHHIANIVASAFYALWNIFSGFIIPITRIPIWWRWYYWTSPLAWTLYGLVTSQFGDLTSKLSDQNGQTVEEYLEDYFGFKHDLLGVVAVVIAGFAVLFVLTFALSIKVFNYQKR, encoded by the exons ATGTCAAGGAGGTGGAGTGGTGTCGATGACGCAACAGTTTCTGCGTCGGAATCGCGGAGAAGCGGCGGGGTTGACGACGAAGAAGCTTTAATTTGGGCCGCAATTGAGCGGCTTCCGACGTTTGATCGTCTTAGAAAGGCAATTCTACTTCCTACAACGTCTGATGATGAAGAATTTAGTACCGTTAATTTGCCTAATCAAGTTGATATTGATTGCCTTGGGTTGCAAGAAAGAAAGGCTCTTGCTCTAAGGTTGTTTCGTCATGTTGAAGAAAACAATTCCGAGTTCTTGTTCAAACTCAAGGATAGAATTCAAAG GGTTGGAATTGATATCCCCACAATTGAAGTGAGGTTTGAGCATCTGAACATTGAGGCTGAAGCTTATGTCGGAAGTAGAGCATCGCCTACCCTTGTTAATTTCACTGCTAACTTAATAGAG GGGCTTTTGAATTCGCTGCACATACTCTCAAGTCGGAAGAAGTCTATCAAGATTTTTCACGATATTAGTGGAATTGTGAGGCCCAAAAG GCTGACCCTGCTTTTAGGTCCTCCTGGTTGCGGTAAAACTACATTCCTCTTGGCTTTAGCTGGAAAACTTGATAAATCGCTGAAG GTTTCAGGAAGAGTGACTTACAATGGACATGACATGAATGAGTTTGTGCCGCAAAGAACAGCAGCTTACATTAGTCAAGACGATGTTCATATTGGAGAGATGACCGTGAGAGAAACTCTGTCTTACTCTGCTAGGTTTCAAGGGGTTGGTTATTTATATG ACATGCTGTCTGAGCTCACCAGAAGAGAGAAAGCGGCTAATATTAAACCTGATCCTGACATTGATCTTTTCATGAAG GCTGCGGTTAGTAAAGGGCAAAGAGATATTGTTGTGACTGATTATATTTTGAAG CTTTTAGGGCTAGAAATATGTGCAGATACAGTAGTAGGAAATGAAATGACTCGAGGGATCTCTGGAGGACAAAGGAAGCGTGTGACAACAG GCGAGATGCTAGTTGGACCAACAAATGCACTTTTCATGGATGAGATATCGAATGGTTTGGATGCCTCAACAACGTTTCAGATAGTGAAGTCAATCCGTCAAGCTATCCACATCCTTAATGGAACTGCGGTCATCTCCCTCCTTCAGCCAGCACCAGAAACTTACGAGCTCTTTGATGATGTTATTCTAATTTCAGACGGTTATATTGTATATCAGGGTCCCAAAGAACACATACTGGAGTTTTTTGAGTATATGGGTCTTCGGTGCCCTAAAAGAAAAGGAGTTGCAGATTTTTTACAAGAA GTGACCTCCAAGAAGGATCAAGGACAGTATTGGGTGCGTACGGATGACCCACACTGTTACATCACTGCTAGAGAGTTTGCGGACGCATTCCAATCTTTTCATGTTGGGAAAAAGCTTGGATATGAGCTGAATACCCCATTTGATAAAAGACAGTGTCATCCAGCCGCTTTAGCAAAGGAAAAATATGGGGCTGCTAGAATGGAAATTCTTAAGGCATGCATATCGAGGGAGTTTCTCCTGATGAAGAGGAATTCATTTGTCTTCATTTTTAAACTCTTACAA CTTGTCATAATGGCTATCATTGGAGTGACTATATTTTTGCGCACCCATATGGACAAGAGAACAGTTTCACCTGGTGGTTCAGTTTATGTAGGCGCATTGTTCTACACGGTTATGATGATTATGTTCAATGGAATGTCAGAGATGTCTATGACTTTACTCAAACTTCCAGTGTTCTACAAGCACCGAGATCTCCTCTTTTTTCCATCATGGGCATATGCAATTCCTAGTTGGATACTTCAGATTCCAATTACATTTGTTGAAGTTGGCGCTTGGGTTTTCATCACATATTATGCAATCGGATTTGACCCGGATGTTGGCAG GCTGTTCAAACAATACCTTCTATTGGTACTTTTAAACCAGATGGCGTCTGCATTGTTTCGCACGATTGCTGCAGTTGGCAGGACTATGGTTGTTGCAAGTGTAATTGGTTCTTCTACATTGCTTATCCTCTTTGCATTGAGCGGCTTCATCCTTGCACATA GGGACATGAAAAAATGGTGGATATGGGGTTTTTGGTCATCTCCAATGATGTATGCACAGAATGCTATTGCTGCGAATGAATTTCTCGGAAAGAGTTGGAGCTAT ATTCCGCCAGGTAGTAATGAAACAATAGGAGTACAAATTATGAAGCACCGATCATTCTTTCCACACTCTTACTGGTATTGGATTGGAGTAGGAGCGTTGCTCGGATTTGTGCTCCTATTCAACATTCTATACATTCTATCTCTTACATTTCTAAGCC CGTTTGATAGAACTCGAGCTGTTATTCTTGATGGAGGTGATACAGATAACAGGAAGCGCGTTTTGGAGTTAACTAACCAAGGTGTTCCCCTTGATG GAGAGAGTATTGTTGCAGGCTTTGCAGCTGCACCTCAGTATCGTAGAGGGATGGTTCTTCCTTTTGAACCGCACTGCATTACTTTTGAGGACATCGTATATTCTGTAGACATGCCACAG GAAATGAAAAACCAAGGTGCTGCTGAAGATAGATTAACACTTCTGAAAGGAATAAGTGGAGCTTTCAGGCCTGGTGTTCTTACTGCTCTTATGGGTGTCAGTGGGGCTGGTAAAACCACCATGATGGATGTTTTAGCCGGGAGAAAAACTATTGGTTACATAGAAGGAGACATTCGAATATCTGGCTACCCAAAGAAACACGCAACTTTTGCTCGCATTTCTGGATACTGTGAGCAAGATGATATTCACTCTCCATATGTTTCTGTCTATGAATCATTGATTTTTTCGGCCTGGCTTCGGTTATCACCAGATATTGACACCAAGACTAGGCAG ATGTTTGTTGAGGAGGTAATGGAGCTTGTTGAGTTAACGTCTTTAAGAGAAGCACTCGTGGGGCTTCCAGGTGTGAGCGGCTTATCTACTGAGCAACGTAAAAGACTTACCATTGCGGTAGAGCTAGTGGCAAACCCCTCAATTATATTCATGGATGAGCCAACCTCAGGGCTTGATGCAAGAGCTGCTGCCATTGTGATGAGAACAGTTAGGAACACAGTTGACACCGGGCGAACAGTCGTGTGCACCATTCACCAGCCTAGCATCGACATTTTTGAAGCATTTGATGAG CTACTCTTGCTGAAACGAGGAGGAGAAGAAATATATGTTGGTCCCTTGGGACAATTTTCATGTCATCTTATTCAGTATTTTGAG GCTATCCCAGGTGTGAAAAAAATCAAAGACGGATGCAATCCGGCAACTTGGATGCTGGATATTTCAACGAATGCACAAGAAATGGCCTTAGGAGTTGATTTTACAGAAATTTACAAAAACTCCACCTTATTTGA GAGTAATAAGAGACTAATTCGCGAGTTGGCAACGCCTCGAGCTGGTTCACAAGAGCTCTCCTTTGCCACCAAATATGCAAAACCTTTTAAAACCCAGGTCATGGCTTGCTTATGGAAACAACATTGTTCGTACTGGCGCAATCCTCATTATAATGCAGTGAGACTTCTGTTCACAACAGGGATTGCTGTTATGTTTGGCTCAATGTTTTGGGACCTTGGAAAGAATAC GAGTGATTCACAAGATTTGTTTAATGCCATGGGTTCTATGTATGCTGCCTGTTTATTTCTTGGGGTAGAAAACGCATCTTCGATCCGACCAGTAGTTGGTGTTGAAAGAACAGTCTTCTATAGAGAAAAAGCAGCCGGATTGTACTCGGCTTTGCCATATGCACTGGCACAG GCTTTTATCGAGATACCATATGTGTTGATTCAAGCGATAGTTTATGGTGTAATAGTCTATGCAATGATAGGATTCGAATGGAGCATTGTGAAATTCTTATGGTACATATACTTCATGTTCTTCACCTTCCTGTATTTCACCTACTATGGGATGATGACTGTGGCAGTCACACCAAACCATCACATTGCCAACATTGTTGCTTCCGCTTTTTACGCTTTGTGGAACATCTTCTCCGGTTTCATCATCCCTATAACA AGAATACCGATATGGTGGAGATGGTATTACTGGACGTCCCCCCTAGCATGGACATTATACGGGCTAGTCACATCACAATTTGGAGATTTGACGAGTAAGCTATCGGATCAAAATGGGCAAACAGTTGAAGAATACCTAGAAGATTACTTCGGTTTCAAGCATGACTTGTTGGGTGTAGTAGCTGTTGTAATTGCTGGTTTTGCTGTCTTATTTGTGCTTACTTTCGCCCTATCCATTAAGGTTTTCAACTATCAAAAACGATGA
- the LOC141651961 gene encoding sphinganine C4-monooxygenase 1-like: protein MFIIKYNIPDEILATIVPILVYWLYAGLHLLLEPIHKYRLHPKKEEDERNLVPKSSVIKMVLLQQIMQAFIAIAVYKGTQDKSRIEATKGNQDQTKIVTIILQFIVAMIVLDTCQYFVHRYLHHNKFLYQNVHSVHHKLFVPYAYGAFYNHPFEGLLDIIGGALAHWISGMTPRTSMLFFSFTTIKAMDDHSGLWLPGNILHVFFNNNSAYHDVHHQLYGNKFNFSQPFFVMWDKVMGTHMPYSLEKRNGGGFEARPVFKDQKIH from the exons ATGTTCATAATAAAGTATAATATTCCGGATGAGATTCTTGCTACAATAGTACCTATACTTGTATATTGGCTTTATGCTGGTCTCCATCTCTTGTTAGAACCTATACACAAATATCGATTACATCCTAAGAAAGAAGAAGATGAGAGAAACTTGGTTCCCAAGTCTAGTGTTATTAAGATGGTTTTACTTCAACAAATCATGCAAGCTTTTATCGCCATTGCCGTCTACAAG GGAACACAAGACAAATCAAGAATCGAAGCCACGAAAGGAAATCAAGATCAAACTAAAATCGTCACAATCATTCTTCAATTCATTGTAGCAATGATCGTCCTAGACACATGCCAATACTTTGTCCACCGTTACCTACATCACAACAAATTCTTATACCAAAATGTACATTCAGTACATCATAAGCTCTTCGTACCATACGCATATGGTGCATTTTACAACCACCCTTTTGAAGGTTTACTAGACATCATCGGAGGTGCATTGGCACATTGGATTTCCGGCATGACACCGAGAACTTCAATGTTGTTTTTCTCATTTACCACCATCAAAGCAATGGATGATCATAGCGGATTATGGCTTCCCGGAAATATATTGCATGTTTTCTTCAACAATAATTCGGCGTACCATGATGTTCACCATCAATTATATGGGAATAAATTTAATTTCTCACAACCATTTTTTGTGATGTGGGATAAAGTTATGGGAACTCATATGCCTTATTCTCTTGAAAAGAGGAATGGTGGTGGTTTTGAAGCTAGGCCCGTTTTTAAGGACCAAAAGATtcattaa